One genomic window of Arachis stenosperma cultivar V10309 chromosome 10, arast.V10309.gnm1.PFL2, whole genome shotgun sequence includes the following:
- the LOC130954544 gene encoding mitotic spindle checkpoint protein MAD2 isoform X1 gives MAARTVTKDIITLRGSAAIVSEFFGYAANSILYNRGVYPEESFVKVKKYGLPMLLTEDEGVKSFIANLTAQLSEWLEAGKLQRIVLVIMSKATGEVLERWNFSIETDSEVVEKGVSREKSDKEIMREIQAIMRQIASSITYLPCLDEPCVFDVLAYTDKDLAVPFTWIESDPKLIANPQMVKLHSFDTKIHKVDTLVSYKNDEWDE, from the exons ATGGCCGCAAGAACGGTTACGAAAGACATAATCACCCTACGTGGTTCTGCAGCAATTGTTAGCGAGTTCTTCG GATATGCTGCTAACAG CATCCTTTACAACCGAGGAGTGTATCCAGAAGAAAGCTTTGTGAAGGTGAAGAAATACGGTCTCCCAATGTTGCTTACTGAAGATGAGGGTGTCAAATCTTTTATAGCCAATTTAACTGCTCAGCTCTCTG AATGGCTTGAAGCTGGAAAGTTGCAGAGGATTGTCCTTGTTATAATGAGCAAGGCCACCGGTGAAGTCCTTGAAAGGTGGAACTTCAGCATTGAGACCGATAGCGAGGTTGTCGAGAAGGG TGTATCAAGGGAAAAGAGTGACAAAGAAATTATGAGAGAGATACAAGCAATTATGAGGCAGATTGCTTCAAGCATCACCTATTTGCCTTGCCTGGATGAACCTT GTGTTTTTGATGTGTTAGCATACACTGACAAGGATCTTGCAGTCCCATTCACTTGGATTGAGAGTGATCCAAAACTTATTGCGAATCCACAAATGGTGAAGTTGCATTCCTTTGACACCAAG ATTCACAAGGTTGATACACTTGTATCTTACAAGAACGATGAATGGGATGAGTAA
- the LOC130954544 gene encoding mitotic spindle checkpoint protein MAD2 isoform X2, protein MLLTEDEGVKSFIANLTAQLSEWLEAGKLQRIVLVIMSKATGEVLERWNFSIETDSEVVEKGVSREKSDKEIMREIQAIMRQIASSITYLPCLDEPCVFDVLAYTDKDLAVPFTWIESDPKLIANPQMVKLHSFDTKIHKVDTLVSYKNDEWDE, encoded by the exons ATGTTGCTTACTGAAGATGAGGGTGTCAAATCTTTTATAGCCAATTTAACTGCTCAGCTCTCTG AATGGCTTGAAGCTGGAAAGTTGCAGAGGATTGTCCTTGTTATAATGAGCAAGGCCACCGGTGAAGTCCTTGAAAGGTGGAACTTCAGCATTGAGACCGATAGCGAGGTTGTCGAGAAGGG TGTATCAAGGGAAAAGAGTGACAAAGAAATTATGAGAGAGATACAAGCAATTATGAGGCAGATTGCTTCAAGCATCACCTATTTGCCTTGCCTGGATGAACCTT GTGTTTTTGATGTGTTAGCATACACTGACAAGGATCTTGCAGTCCCATTCACTTGGATTGAGAGTGATCCAAAACTTATTGCGAATCCACAAATGGTGAAGTTGCATTCCTTTGACACCAAG ATTCACAAGGTTGATACACTTGTATCTTACAAGAACGATGAATGGGATGAGTAA
- the LOC130954266 gene encoding 50S ribosomal protein L12, chloroplastic-like: MATTISTLTLRFPSSSSPSYPTPSSYPALTKPSLHFPFHNNHRSLSHRTTHLRPLAAVAVPENIEELGTKISGLTLEEAKVLVDYLQDKLGVSAASFAPAAVVAAPGAAGAAEAPAAVEEKTEFDVVIEEVPSNARIAVIKAVRGLTSLALKEAKELIEGLPKKFKEGVSKDEADEAKKQLEEAGAKVSIA, encoded by the coding sequence ATGGCAACTACAATTTCAACTCTCACCCTTCGTTTCCCTTCATCCTCTTCCCCCTCTTATCCTACACCCTCCTCTTATCCTGCGCTCACCAAACCCTCCCTCCACTTCCCTTTCCACAACAACCACCGCTCGCTCTCCCACCGCACCACTCACCTCCGCCCCCTAGCCGCCGTCGCCGTACCTGAGAACATCGAGGAGCTTGGCACCAAGATCTCCGGCCTCACCCTAGAAGAGGCCAAGGTCCTCGTCGACTACCTCCAGGACAAGCTCGGCGTCTCCGCCGCGTCCTTCGCCCCCGCCGCTGTCGTTGCCGCACCTGGAGCAGCCGGCGCCGCCGAGGCACCCGCAGCGGTGGAGGAGAAGACGGAGTTCGACGTTGTGATCGAAGAGGTTCCGAGCAACGCGAGAATCGCTGTGATTAAGGCTGTGAGAGGATTGACAAGCCTTGCGCTGAAGGAAGCGAAGGAATTGATCGAAGGTTTGCCGAAGAAGTTCAAGGAAGGGGTTTCGAAGGATGAAGCTGATGAAGCAAAGAAGCAGCTTGAAGAAGCTGGTGCCAAAGTTTCCATTGCTTAG